The Pontibacter pudoricolor genome contains a region encoding:
- a CDS encoding response regulator, producing MEVLQKRIEEVITFIAEIANGNFDYRMEVSENGDELDAVILGISMLGQELKNSTVSRDFMQSIYQGVVDMLLVLNTDYTIRNVNDAFEELTGYTQDDLVGRHFTEIFSDNENLRLLEALFKLENEGKCLNTEFLLLTANQTTIPASCSFSFLKNNLKETDGILIIAKDITELKNKERELHIAKENAEAANEAKSNFLSSMSHEIRTPLNGIVGFTNLLVNTDLDNTQAHYVKLIQSSGSTLTKLLNDILDLHRIEQDKIAIETIPFDLKATMASHLEPYKYIAEAKKVSFNYSFDDAIPQVVIGDPTRINQVLINLVSNAIKFTEKGSIDVHCSLENLNEQAAEATLYFTVTDSGIGIPAEKQEIIFESFTQSDQSTTRKYGGFGLGLAISKKLVKLMQGEMGIISGKEGQKGTSFWFKISLKYDTKPAINPAEDEADALFCLPNEPKILVVDDNPMNVLLMQDVLEQMGAAVTSAKSGEEALQLATKQPFELIFMDIQMPGMDGLQATKQLRRQNYSQPIVAFSANAYKDDITQSMNAGMNDHLCKPFTTKELVNMLRKWL from the coding sequence GTGGAAGTTCTACAGAAAAGAATTGAGGAGGTTATTACGTTCATTGCTGAAATAGCAAATGGAAACTTTGATTACCGGATGGAGGTCTCTGAAAACGGCGACGAGTTGGATGCCGTTATTTTGGGAATAAGCATGCTAGGGCAGGAACTTAAAAATTCTACTGTTTCCAGGGATTTTATGCAGAGTATTTACCAGGGTGTGGTAGATATGCTGCTTGTGCTAAATACAGACTATACCATCCGGAATGTAAACGATGCTTTTGAGGAGTTAACCGGCTACACGCAAGATGACCTGGTGGGCAGGCATTTTACGGAGATTTTCAGTGACAATGAGAACCTGCGCCTGCTGGAGGCTTTATTTAAGCTCGAAAATGAAGGCAAATGCCTGAATACGGAATTCCTGTTGTTAACGGCAAACCAGACTACCATCCCGGCATCCTGTTCATTTTCTTTTCTTAAAAATAACCTGAAAGAAACAGACGGCATTCTGATTATAGCGAAAGATATTACCGAACTGAAAAATAAGGAGCGGGAACTGCATATAGCGAAAGAAAATGCTGAAGCTGCCAACGAAGCTAAAAGTAATTTTCTCTCCAGTATGAGCCATGAAATCCGGACGCCGCTGAATGGTATAGTAGGTTTTACCAACTTGTTGGTCAATACTGATCTGGATAATACGCAGGCACACTATGTAAAGCTGATTCAGAGTTCGGGATCTACACTTACCAAACTCCTGAACGATATACTGGATCTGCATCGCATTGAACAGGATAAGATAGCGATTGAGACTATTCCGTTTGATCTGAAAGCGACCATGGCTTCTCACCTGGAACCTTACAAGTATATTGCCGAAGCAAAGAAAGTCAGCTTTAACTATAGTTTCGATGATGCAATTCCCCAGGTAGTTATCGGCGACCCGACCCGTATAAACCAGGTACTTATTAACCTGGTGAGCAATGCTATAAAGTTTACTGAAAAAGGAAGTATTGATGTACACTGTTCGCTGGAAAATTTAAACGAGCAGGCTGCTGAGGCTACACTCTATTTTACAGTAACTGATTCGGGAATAGGTATACCGGCAGAAAAGCAGGAAATTATCTTCGAGTCGTTTACACAGTCTGACCAGTCTACAACGCGTAAGTATGGCGGCTTTGGGCTTGGGCTGGCAATCAGTAAAAAACTTGTAAAGCTGATGCAAGGCGAAATGGGCATAATAAGTGGTAAGGAAGGGCAGAAAGGTACTTCTTTCTGGTTTAAGATCAGTCTGAAGTACGACACAAAACCAGCCATTAACCCTGCCGAAGACGAGGCCGATGCACTTTTCTGTTTGCCAAACGAGCCGAAGATACTGGTAGTTGATGATAACCCCATGAATGTGCTGCTGATGCAGGATGTATTGGAGCAGATGGGAGCAGCAGTAACCAGCGCAAAAAGCGGCGAAGAGGCTTTACAGCTTGCCACTAAACAACCCTTTGAACTGATCTTTATGGATATCCAGATGCCGGGAATGGATGGCCTGCAAGCGACAAAGCAACTCCGTAGGCAGAACTATAGCCAACCTATAGTTGCTTTCTCGGCCAATGCCTATAAAGATGATATTACCCAAAGTATGAACGCCGGTATGAATGACCATTTATGCAAACCGTTTACCACAAAAGAGTTGGTAAATATGCTGCGCAAGTGGTTGTAA
- a CDS encoding TonB-dependent receptor domain-containing protein — protein sequence MNKNVLLLLLGLSTVPVFAQGQQARPAQQQAAAIPGTTAPKGNAKISGVVVDADSKNPVEFATVALVSVSTGKPIDGTMADEKGRFTISKVGVGKYKLLVSFIGYQQKTLNEFSITSDNQDLDMGSITLASDAKRLNEVVITGEKPLVEEKIDRTVYNAEKDITNAGGNAADVLQKVPSLSLDTDGNVQLRGSSNVRVLINNKPSAIMAGSIADALKQIPADQIKSVEVITSPSAKYDAEGTAGIINIITKKDGGLQGVTGSVALTAGTRASNGNASLNVRRGKLGITANLGAHTFYNKGDMSNITISPRSSEPSVNRMIRSQYGNTSINGMFMNGQLGFDYDFTPKNTLSGSVRSNGGNFKMNNDQEQKVTEGGIEEETETFSTDIRNRNERLGTDYNLDFVHTFAKPQQELSILSQYSVTDADTRNDQDRFRFSEAPFYLQRNNNDGGNKELTLQADYVHPFENKHMLEIGVKSIFRDVTSYGLSIADTVGVSRNEEEMAFDYGQNVYASYLTYGFAIQKKMNVKLGARFEQTDITGDYLRTENSDPEERDGYKDDYHNLIPSVALSYTIKEKHTLKANYTQRIQRPSLFYLNPFKQDQAPGTVVKGNPKLDPELTNLFELGYSTYFKTASISTSLYMRQTDNAIETLPDYDKATNTTILTFANVAQNKTYGMSLFGSVKPVTAWTIGGSSNIYFVSLESRDYSNSGWMYNINANSSYNFGKGFSAQFNGGFNSKRLQLQGNSASFSYHSLAFKKEMFGGKGGLALGLDNPFRKSMKMEIDVNALNYEQHIRINNYNRGAKVTFNYSFGKMDQQRPPKRKKSIRNDDAKQGDGNGMQ from the coding sequence ATGAATAAGAATGTACTCCTTTTACTCCTTGGCTTAAGCACGGTTCCTGTGTTTGCACAAGGTCAGCAGGCTCGTCCGGCACAGCAGCAGGCAGCAGCTATACCGGGCACTACAGCGCCAAAAGGCAACGCTAAAATTAGTGGTGTAGTGGTTGATGCCGATTCTAAAAACCCGGTGGAATTTGCCACCGTTGCCCTGGTAAGTGTAAGCACCGGCAAACCGATAGACGGAACCATGGCCGATGAAAAAGGCCGTTTTACGATAAGCAAAGTGGGTGTTGGCAAATACAAACTGCTTGTGTCGTTTATAGGATATCAGCAGAAAACCCTGAACGAGTTTAGCATTACTTCTGATAACCAGGACCTGGATATGGGTAGCATTACCCTGGCTTCGGATGCGAAAAGGCTGAATGAAGTTGTGATTACCGGCGAAAAACCACTGGTTGAAGAAAAGATTGACCGCACCGTTTACAACGCAGAAAAAGACATTACAAACGCCGGTGGCAACGCAGCCGATGTTTTGCAAAAAGTACCTTCGCTGTCGTTGGATACAGATGGCAACGTGCAACTGCGTGGTAGCTCTAACGTGCGTGTACTTATCAATAACAAGCCTTCCGCTATTATGGCTGGTAGCATTGCCGACGCCCTGAAGCAGATACCTGCCGACCAGATCAAATCGGTAGAAGTAATTACAAGCCCATCTGCCAAGTACGATGCCGAAGGTACAGCAGGTATCATCAACATCATCACCAAAAAAGATGGTGGCCTGCAGGGTGTAACTGGTTCGGTGGCGCTAACAGCTGGTACGCGAGCCAGCAATGGCAATGCCAGCCTGAACGTGCGCCGTGGCAAACTAGGAATAACTGCGAATCTGGGTGCTCATACGTTTTACAACAAAGGTGACATGAGTAATATTACCATTTCGCCAAGAAGCAGCGAACCCTCTGTAAACCGTATGATCAGAAGCCAGTATGGCAACACCTCTATTAACGGGATGTTTATGAACGGGCAGTTAGGGTTCGATTATGACTTTACGCCAAAGAATACCCTATCGGGAAGTGTGCGAAGCAACGGTGGCAACTTTAAAATGAATAACGACCAGGAGCAAAAAGTAACTGAAGGCGGCATTGAAGAAGAAACAGAGACCTTTTCTACTGACATCAGAAACCGAAACGAACGATTAGGAACTGACTATAACCTGGATTTTGTGCATACTTTTGCAAAACCACAGCAGGAGCTTTCCATCCTGTCGCAGTACTCGGTAACAGATGCAGATACCCGTAACGACCAGGACCGTTTCCGTTTCAGCGAAGCTCCTTTTTACCTGCAGCGTAATAACAACGATGGCGGTAACAAGGAACTGACTTTACAGGCCGACTACGTGCATCCGTTCGAGAATAAGCACATGTTGGAGATTGGTGTCAAATCAATTTTCAGGGATGTGACCAGCTATGGTCTTTCCATCGCTGATACAGTTGGTGTTTCGAGAAACGAAGAAGAAATGGCATTCGACTACGGCCAGAATGTGTACGCCTCTTACTTAACTTACGGATTTGCTATTCAGAAAAAGATGAACGTAAAACTTGGCGCCCGTTTTGAGCAAACCGATATCACTGGCGACTACTTAAGAACAGAGAACAGCGATCCGGAAGAAAGGGATGGCTATAAAGACGATTACCATAACCTGATCCCAAGTGTAGCGCTTTCTTATACTATTAAAGAGAAGCATACTTTAAAAGCAAACTATACGCAGCGTATCCAGCGTCCGTCGTTGTTTTACCTGAACCCATTTAAGCAGGACCAGGCACCGGGCACGGTTGTAAAAGGTAATCCAAAACTAGATCCAGAACTCACCAACCTGTTTGAACTGGGCTATAGCACTTACTTTAAAACAGCATCTATCAGTACCAGCTTATACATGCGCCAGACAGATAACGCCATTGAAACATTGCCGGATTATGATAAAGCAACAAACACAACTATCCTGACTTTTGCTAACGTTGCTCAGAACAAAACCTACGGCATGAGCTTGTTTGGTTCGGTTAAGCCGGTGACTGCCTGGACAATTGGGGGTAGCTCTAATATCTACTTTGTAAGCCTGGAGAGCAGAGATTACTCCAACAGTGGCTGGATGTACAACATCAATGCAAACTCATCTTACAACTTTGGGAAAGGCTTTAGCGCTCAGTTTAACGGCGGGTTTAACTCAAAGAGACTTCAGTTGCAGGGTAATTCCGCATCGTTCTCTTACCATAGTTTAGCTTTCAAAAAGGAGATGTTTGGTGGTAAAGGTGGCCTGGCCCTTGGCTTGGACAACCCATTCCGTAAGAGCATGAAAATGGAGATTGACGTGAACGCTTTAAATTACGAGCAGCACATCCGTATCAACAACTATAACCGTGGCGCCAAAGTGACCTTTAACTATAGCTTTGGCAAAATGGACCAGCAGCGTCCGCCTAAACGTAAAAAATCAATCCGCAACGATGATGCCAAGCAAGGCGACGGTAACGGAATGCAATAA
- a CDS encoding OsmC family protein yields the protein MSFLSERITNWSANAGSYSCIFINAENYIGQEYFEQKGRVYTFVKRRIMEVNLTRIDQDYHFAATGNSGVAVHMDANPEIGGHNMGARPMEMLLMGLGGCSAIDVIMILKKQRQEATTFDINVTADREKVEEHTEFRNINVHFKLSGDLNEDKVRKAIELSLEKYCSVAMVLYKTSTITYSLELL from the coding sequence ATGAGTTTTTTGTCGGAACGAATTACAAATTGGTCGGCAAATGCGGGGAGCTATAGTTGTATTTTTATAAATGCTGAGAACTATATTGGGCAGGAATATTTTGAGCAGAAGGGCAGAGTTTATACTTTCGTGAAAAGAAGAATAATGGAAGTTAACTTAACAAGAATAGACCAGGATTATCATTTTGCAGCAACCGGCAATTCGGGCGTAGCAGTGCACATGGATGCCAACCCCGAAATTGGTGGCCACAACATGGGTGCCCGCCCCATGGAAATGCTATTAATGGGACTTGGCGGCTGCAGCGCTATCGATGTGATCATGATCCTGAAAAAACAGCGTCAGGAAGCTACCACCTTCGATATTAATGTAACTGCCGACCGCGAAAAAGTGGAGGAACATACCGAGTTTCGGAACATAAACGTGCACTTTAAACTAAGCGGCGACCTGAACGAAGACAAAGTACGCAAAGCCATCGAGCTGTCGCTGGAGAAATACTGCTCTGTTGCCATGGTACTTTACAAGACATCGACTATAACCTATAGTTTAGAGCTGCTATAG
- the hpf gene encoding ribosome hibernation-promoting factor, HPF/YfiA family: MNNNHTENFEGIKLDIQAVGVELSDVIHENIREKISKLKRHGSKIDSVDVYFKEEANHATNTKSVRMRVGVPGNDVFAQDEGDNWYQLLDNVEEKLKRQLGKK; this comes from the coding sequence ATGAATAATAACCACACAGAGAATTTTGAAGGCATAAAACTGGACATACAAGCTGTTGGCGTTGAATTATCAGATGTGATACATGAGAACATCCGTGAGAAGATCTCAAAACTGAAGCGCCATGGCAGCAAAATAGATTCGGTTGATGTTTATTTTAAGGAAGAAGCAAACCATGCCACCAATACAAAAAGTGTTAGAATGCGTGTGGGTGTGCCTGGTAACGATGTTTTTGCCCAGGATGAAGGCGACAACTGGTACCAGTTGCTGGATAACGTAGAAGAAAAACTGAAGCGCCAGTTAGGTAAAAAATAA
- a CDS encoding S1/P1 nuclease, translating into MIFNALKKLLLVGLFLYLPLQSMAWGMLGHRVVGEIAERNLSCKAKKQVKKILGTESVAMASNWADFVKSEPSYKYLDTWHYVNFKSGMSKDEFTATLMADTTTNIHTKLNMLVAELKKKDLPKDKAQMYLRLVIHMVGDIHQPMHTGRPDDLGGNRVKLFWFGEPTNLHRLWDSDLIESQDLSYTEYSTHLNHTTKAQRKAWMKQPVSEWLYESYLISNKIYSEVQPEQKLSYRYNYDNVETLNQQLLKGGIHLAGLLNEIFG; encoded by the coding sequence ATGATCTTTAACGCGCTTAAAAAATTACTTTTAGTGGGTTTGTTCCTGTATCTGCCGCTTCAGTCGATGGCCTGGGGCATGCTGGGGCACCGCGTGGTAGGCGAAATTGCAGAACGCAACCTGAGCTGCAAGGCTAAAAAACAAGTAAAGAAAATTCTGGGCACGGAGTCGGTAGCCATGGCCAGCAACTGGGCAGACTTCGTAAAATCGGAGCCAAGCTACAAGTACCTGGACACCTGGCACTATGTAAACTTTAAATCGGGCATGAGCAAGGACGAGTTTACCGCTACCCTGATGGCCGATACCACTACCAACATACACACCAAACTGAACATGCTGGTAGCTGAACTGAAGAAAAAGGACCTGCCAAAAGACAAAGCTCAGATGTACCTGCGCCTGGTGATCCACATGGTGGGTGATATACACCAGCCCATGCACACCGGCCGCCCCGATGACCTGGGCGGAAACCGTGTAAAACTGTTCTGGTTCGGAGAGCCAACCAACCTGCACCGCCTCTGGGACAGCGACCTGATCGAGTCGCAGGACCTGAGCTATACCGAGTACAGCACACACCTGAACCACACCACCAAAGCCCAGCGCAAAGCGTGGATGAAACAGCCGGTTAGCGAGTGGTTGTACGAATCTTACCTGATAAGCAACAAAATTTACAGCGAAGTGCAGCCGGAACAAAAACTGAGCTACCGCTACAACTACGACAACGTAGAAACCCTGAACCAGCAATTGCTGAAAGGTGGCATTCACCTGGCCGGCCTGCTGAACGAGATCTTCGGGTAA
- a CDS encoding XrtN system VIT domain-containing protein, producing MKTLTKETPVKTDLKLKFIGVGLIIVSFLLFMLPEWGIGATDEAAFGLFWINYSLTAVYFVMMLSQGVFSFKRPFQHLQYLNLYLVLFIISCYSLNRQMSIFQDSVPWLEAFITLFCVSLMIYSFRERFPKRLNQFLLFILGAGSILWVYYAIYLLPLYIVSIFGVLALGISLHTYVPLWVVIALGFSVYKAASEKRQYLRSFVAGAAFPILFGVFYIWQWQNRNEQITFSGNDYVIQENETLPRWVKLSQQLPADYLTERIMKTDLVYQVPAVEFSMWDMPGENFDEVKRHDPLVILSVLLLGEPSLDRKEKIKILESMYDARHQAEERLWSGNNLRTANVVSQVRIYPNYRMAYTEKVLRVHNNMTNSNSQQEAIYTFFLPEGSVVTSLSLWINGREEKGYLTTKSKAQTAYKTIVGVEARDPSVVHWQEGNRVSVRVFPCTPEEERQFKIGVTSPLQQQGDNLIYENIYFTGPSTLGATETSVVYLNDNVSGLKMPTDYKLTRSNAYKRQGNYNQEWSLQFSTPTLASGSFGFAGNNYRITELPQQLVPFAPQQLYLDINASWSENEFNQIWEIAKQKQVYAWDGKQVQLNELNKAELFSLLKQQNYSLFPLHKIRNPEQALVISKSNGISPNLSDLKDTPFAEQMAETLPQQATIRIFSLSQQLSPYFKSLKELRVIAPMHGDAGQLVTLLQQQQFINTTIDQNTVRLGESGLAIVKENTTIAGGTAPDHLLRLFAYNHVLQQIGARYFSKDFIEDKLIAEATQANIVSPVSSLIVLETQADYERFDIQKSKDSLGNASMNGSGAVPEPEEWALIILAALIIGYFTLKPYFLR from the coding sequence ATGAAAACTCTGACCAAAGAAACCCCTGTTAAAACCGACCTTAAACTGAAGTTTATTGGCGTCGGGCTGATTATAGTTTCCTTCCTGCTATTTATGTTACCGGAGTGGGGCATTGGTGCTACTGATGAAGCAGCTTTCGGCCTTTTCTGGATAAATTATAGTTTGACAGCCGTCTATTTTGTAATGATGCTCTCGCAGGGGGTGTTCTCTTTTAAAAGGCCTTTCCAGCACCTGCAATACCTAAATCTGTACCTGGTACTTTTTATCATCAGCTGTTACTCGCTTAACCGGCAGATGAGTATTTTCCAGGATTCTGTTCCCTGGCTGGAGGCGTTTATTACGCTCTTCTGCGTGTCGCTAATGATCTATAGTTTCCGAGAGCGGTTCCCGAAACGCCTGAATCAATTTTTGCTTTTTATACTTGGTGCCGGATCAATCCTTTGGGTCTATTATGCCATTTACCTGCTGCCGCTTTACATTGTCAGTATTTTCGGGGTGCTGGCATTAGGTATCTCGTTGCATACCTATGTTCCGCTTTGGGTGGTAATTGCCTTGGGTTTTAGTGTGTACAAAGCTGCTTCCGAGAAACGGCAATACCTGCGAAGTTTTGTGGCGGGTGCTGCCTTCCCTATTCTTTTCGGGGTCTTTTACATCTGGCAGTGGCAGAACCGCAACGAACAGATAACTTTCAGCGGCAACGATTATGTGATCCAGGAGAATGAAACGCTGCCACGTTGGGTGAAGTTAAGCCAGCAACTGCCAGCCGATTACCTGACTGAACGCATCATGAAGACCGACCTAGTTTACCAGGTGCCTGCTGTTGAATTCAGTATGTGGGATATGCCCGGCGAGAATTTTGATGAAGTAAAGCGCCACGACCCGCTGGTGATCTTATCGGTGCTGTTGCTGGGTGAGCCGAGCCTGGACAGAAAGGAAAAGATAAAGATTCTGGAAAGCATGTACGATGCGCGTCACCAGGCCGAGGAGCGACTTTGGTCGGGCAATAACCTGCGTACTGCCAATGTGGTATCCCAGGTGCGTATTTACCCGAACTATAGAATGGCTTACACCGAAAAGGTACTGCGCGTGCACAACAACATGACCAACAGCAACAGCCAGCAGGAAGCGATCTATACCTTCTTTCTGCCGGAAGGCAGCGTAGTTACCTCGCTCTCGCTCTGGATAAATGGCCGCGAAGAAAAAGGGTACCTTACGACAAAAAGCAAAGCACAAACCGCTTACAAAACTATAGTTGGCGTAGAAGCCCGCGACCCGTCGGTGGTACACTGGCAGGAAGGCAACAGGGTTTCTGTCAGGGTGTTCCCGTGCACGCCTGAAGAAGAACGCCAGTTTAAGATCGGGGTAACCTCTCCCCTTCAGCAGCAAGGCGACAATCTCATTTATGAAAATATCTACTTTACCGGGCCAAGTACGCTGGGCGCCACCGAAACCTCTGTGGTGTATTTGAATGACAACGTGAGCGGCCTGAAAATGCCTACAGACTATAAACTAACGCGCAGCAACGCGTACAAACGCCAGGGAAACTATAACCAGGAATGGAGCCTTCAGTTTAGCACGCCTACGTTGGCAAGTGGCAGTTTCGGTTTTGCCGGTAACAACTATAGGATCACAGAACTCCCGCAACAGCTTGTACCCTTTGCCCCGCAACAACTTTACTTAGATATTAATGCCAGCTGGTCAGAGAATGAGTTTAATCAGATTTGGGAGATCGCAAAGCAAAAGCAGGTGTATGCCTGGGACGGTAAACAGGTGCAACTGAACGAGCTGAACAAAGCAGAACTGTTCAGTTTGCTCAAGCAACAGAACTACTCCCTCTTCCCGTTGCACAAGATCAGAAACCCGGAGCAGGCACTGGTCATCAGCAAAAGCAACGGCATTTCCCCTAACCTCAGCGACCTGAAGGATACCCCGTTTGCAGAGCAAATGGCTGAGACATTACCTCAACAGGCAACTATAAGAATTTTCTCTCTTAGCCAGCAACTGTCGCCATATTTTAAAAGCCTGAAAGAGCTGCGCGTAATTGCACCAATGCACGGCGACGCCGGACAACTGGTAACGTTACTCCAGCAACAGCAATTCATAAACACAACTATAGATCAAAACACGGTACGATTAGGAGAATCGGGATTAGCTATAGTTAAAGAAAACACAACGATAGCCGGAGGTACTGCCCCGGACCATTTGCTACGCCTGTTTGCTTACAATCATGTGTTACAGCAGATCGGGGCCCGTTATTTCAGCAAAGATTTTATAGAAGATAAGCTGATAGCGGAAGCTACTCAGGCCAACATCGTGAGCCCGGTATCCAGCCTGATCGTTCTGGAAACACAGGCAGATTACGAGCGCTTCGACATCCAGAAAAGTAAAGACAGCCTGGGAAATGCCAGTATGAACGGCTCGGGCGCAGTACCGGAACCTGAAGAATGGGCACTCATCATCCTGGCAGCACTCATCATTGGGTACTTCACCTTAAAACCATATTTTCTGAGATGA
- a CDS encoding DUF4153 domain-containing protein, translating to MKNEIRTHLNDPGQLEKLYRNNRAPFTQEFRAIYPDLKGNPLADFWHERLRYESDDISWGTRRDLLLVVLASLVAGLIAKIPAYLPVEEEFFYSRNIGFIVFPLLTAYFAWKNNLQTNRIVLLAATIVVSLIYINLLPGTTESDTLMLACLHLPLLLWAVLGAAYTGNEFGNYSRRLGYLKFNGDLLVMTALLVIAGVLLTGITIGLFAIIGLQIEQFYAEYIAVFGAAAIPVVATHLTQTNPQLVNKVSPVIAKIFSPLVLIMLTVYLIAIPFSGKDPYNDRDFLILFNVLLIGVMALIFFSIADNSGKERDATSTWILFLLAIVTIVVNSIALSAIMFRISEWGITPNRLAVLGSNILILFNLILVTGSLFRAINKKADIASLGRAIAAYLPVYFIWVVIVVFLFPVLFGFK from the coding sequence ATGAAAAACGAAATACGAACCCATCTCAACGACCCGGGCCAGCTCGAAAAACTATACCGAAACAACCGGGCACCTTTTACACAGGAGTTCAGAGCAATTTACCCCGACCTGAAAGGCAACCCGCTTGCAGATTTCTGGCACGAACGTCTCCGTTACGAGAGCGACGATATTTCCTGGGGCACCCGACGGGATCTGCTGCTGGTAGTATTGGCATCTTTGGTGGCAGGATTAATAGCCAAAATACCGGCTTACCTGCCTGTAGAGGAAGAATTTTTTTATTCCCGCAACATCGGCTTCATCGTTTTCCCACTGCTGACGGCTTACTTTGCCTGGAAGAACAACCTGCAAACAAACAGGATCGTGCTACTTGCCGCTACTATAGTTGTGTCACTGATCTATATTAACCTGCTGCCCGGCACAACAGAAAGTGATACGCTGATGCTTGCGTGTCTGCATCTTCCGTTGCTGCTCTGGGCAGTGCTGGGCGCTGCCTATACCGGCAATGAATTCGGCAACTATAGCAGGCGGCTGGGGTATCTTAAGTTCAATGGTGATTTGCTGGTAATGACGGCGCTACTGGTAATTGCCGGCGTGCTCCTGACAGGCATTACCATTGGCCTTTTCGCCATTATCGGTCTGCAGATTGAGCAGTTTTATGCGGAATATATTGCCGTGTTCGGGGCTGCTGCCATCCCTGTAGTTGCCACGCACCTTACCCAAACCAACCCCCAACTGGTAAACAAAGTATCTCCGGTCATCGCCAAAATTTTCAGTCCGCTGGTGCTCATCATGCTAACCGTTTACCTCATCGCAATTCCCTTCTCCGGCAAAGATCCTTACAACGACCGCGATTTCCTGATCCTGTTCAATGTGCTGCTGATTGGCGTAATGGCACTTATCTTTTTCTCGATTGCCGATAACTCCGGGAAAGAGCGGGACGCTACCAGTACCTGGATCCTGTTTTTGCTGGCTATAGTTACTATTGTTGTAAACAGCATTGCCTTGTCGGCTATCATGTTCCGGATCTCGGAATGGGGTATTACGCCAAACAGGCTGGCTGTTTTGGGCAGCAACATCCTGATACTATTTAACCTGATTCTGGTTACCGGCTCCCTTTTCAGGGCAATTAACAAAAAAGCTGACATTGCCAGTTTAGGCAGAGCCATTGCCGCTTACCTTCCGGTGTATTTTATCTGGGTGGTTATCGTGGTGTTCCTCTTCCCGGTGCTGTTCGGGTTTAAGTAA
- a CDS encoding potassium transporter KefB, with amino-acid sequence MKEKSEYQNQPVHPVAVGKLMLIGAGVGLFVSLFFVLGGEPEPNWPQLWWIRPVLVVPAAGALGGLFYYNMDHLRAQGGWREIIAYLISLVVFMIVLWLGTVLGLAGTMWD; translated from the coding sequence ATGAAAGAAAAAAGTGAATACCAAAACCAGCCGGTTCATCCGGTAGCAGTAGGAAAACTGATGCTGATAGGCGCAGGAGTAGGTTTGTTTGTAAGCCTGTTCTTCGTGCTTGGAGGAGAGCCTGAACCGAACTGGCCTCAACTATGGTGGATAAGACCAGTGCTTGTTGTTCCGGCTGCAGGAGCACTTGGCGGATTGTTCTATTACAACATGGACCATCTGCGGGCTCAGGGTGGCTGGAGAGAGATAATAGCCTATTTAATCAGCCTGGTGGTATTTATGATTGTGCTCTGGCTCGGGACTGTTCTGGGGTTAGCAGGCACTATGTGGGACTAG
- a CDS encoding winged helix-turn-helix domain-containing protein, giving the protein MKDYLENINKAFESKARLGIMSVLMVEDRVDFSTLKDTLQLTDGNLASHLRALEEADYLRVEKQFVGRKPNTTYHATEAGRKAFNNHLDALEQLILNNRKDN; this is encoded by the coding sequence GTGAAAGATTATCTTGAAAATATAAACAAGGCCTTCGAAAGTAAGGCAAGACTAGGCATTATGTCGGTGTTGATGGTGGAAGACCGTGTGGACTTTAGTACACTGAAAGATACCCTGCAATTAACAGACGGGAACCTTGCCAGCCACTTGCGTGCCCTGGAAGAAGCGGATTATCTGCGTGTAGAAAAACAGTTTGTAGGCCGCAAGCCGAACACCACCTACCACGCAACTGAGGCCGGCCGCAAAGCTTTTAATAACCATTTAGATGCACTGGAGCAGCTGATTTTAAACAACCGGAAAGACAACTGA